A window of the Brassica napus cultivar Da-Ae chromosome A2, Da-Ae, whole genome shotgun sequence genome harbors these coding sequences:
- the LOC106359304 gene encoding uncharacterized protein LOC106359304 codes for MTARALGGDFRVLGEEVQDENMEEIGEHGRPPGDPPDAPGSWVKKVLGCNEGGMPVPEEIVDETFVEANLKLEFPNGEDGEPVITIGQEVLSAMNGLWKRCMIVKVLGRSIPLLSLTRRLKELWKPAGSMFVMDLPKNFFMVRFGVEEEYMNALSGGPWRAFGSYLMVQAWTPEFDPLRDEIVTTPVWVRLAHIPVNFYHKTILMGIAKGLGKPIKVDCTTLKVERARFARICVEVNLNKPLKGTVMINGERYCVSYEGISTICSSCGMYGHLAHSCPRKVLEETPINAVVPVDRTQKSTEVAGMDTDFTLVRQARKGLTQNGQRGVTLRSNESREMVGNKTLIGSKSRGVRQENMSEDIRVSNRFGGLNVEEDMEEQVEESGNREENKENENTTNIVSEGASKEAGKEFSFGKNGNRGNRQPARLGPKDKKISNMRGLNPHKTKLRNIGPMRGLVFGPISGESGLSARGKRLRVEKENVGRPGGVFAGDGELDRNEKNAGHVYDKNNTQVQFSEMENLKLNEAEASASQGREVLESVEA; via the coding sequence ATGACGGCTAGGGCTTTGGGGGgtgattttagggttttgggtgAGGAAGTGCAGGATGAGAATATGGAGGAGATCGGGGAGCATGGGAGACCGCCCGGAGATCCACCGGATGCTCCAGGCTCTTGGGTGAAGAAGGTATTAGGGTGCAATGAAGGAGGGATGCCTGTACCGGAGGAAATTGTGGACGAGACTTTTGTGGAAGCAAATCTGAAACTAGAGTTCCCTAATGGTGAGGATGGAGAACCGGTGATAACGATTGGACAGGAGGTTTTGAGTGCTATGAATGGTTTATGGAAGAGATGTATGATTGTTAAGGTCTTGGGGAGGAGTATCCCATTATTGAGCTTAACGAGAAGGTTGAAGGAGCTATGGAAACCTGCGGGATCAATGTTTGTGATGGATCTCCCGAAGAATTTTTTCATGGTTCGTTTTGGAGTAGAGGAGGAGTATATGAATGCGCTATCAGGTGGCCCATGGAGGGCTTTTGGGAGTTACCTTATGGTGCAAGCATGGACGCCCGAGTTTGATCCGCTGAGGGACGAGATAGTTACGACACCGGTTTGGGTTCGTTTAGCACATATCCCAgttaatttttatcataaaacgATACTGATGGGGATTGCCAAGGGGTTAGGAAAACCGATCAAGGTTGACTGCACCACGTTAAAAGTCGAAAGAGCTAGATTTGCGAGAATTTGTGTGGAGGTTAACCTGAATAAGCCATTGAAAGGGACAGTGATGATTAATGGTGAGAGGTACTGCGTATCATATGAAGGAATCTCGACGATCTGCTCGTCATGTGGTATGTATGGACATCTAGCCCATTCATGCCCACGTAAGGTACTGGAGGAAACTCCTATAAATGCGGTTGTTCCAGTGGACAGGACACAAAAGAGTACGGAGGTTGCAGGTATGGATACAGATTTTACCCTAGTGAGACAGGCGAGGAAAGGGCTAACTCAGAATGGGCAGAGAGGAGTTACACTGCGGAGTAATGAAAGTAGGGAGATGGTAGGAAACAAGACGTTGATCGGTAGTAAAAGTCGAGGGGTTCGTCAAGAGAATATGTCGGAGGACATAAGGgtttcaaataggtttggagggTTGAATGTGGAGGAGGATATGGAGGAACAAGTGGAGGAGAGTGGGAATAGAGAAGAgaataaagaaaatgagaaTACTACTAATATAGTTTCTGAAGGAGCGAGCAAAGAGGCTGGGAAGGAATTCTCGTTTGGAAAGAATGGGAACAGAGGGAACCGACAGCCTGCTCGATTGGgtccaaaagataagaagatTAGCAACATGAGAGGCCTGAATCCTCATAAGACCAAACTGAGAAATATTGGGCCTATGCGGGGTTTGGTGTTTGGCCCAATAAGTGGGGAGAGTGGCTTGTCGGCGAGAGGGAAGAGACTACGAGTAGAGAAGGAAAATGTCGGCCGACCAGGTGGTGTTTTCGCAGGAGATGGGGAGCTAGACAGAAATGAGAAGAATGCTGGGCATGTGTACGATAAAAACAACACTCAGGTGCAATTTTCAGAGATGGAGAATCTGAAATTGAATGAGGCAGAAGCTAGTGCGAGCCAAGGACGAGAAGTCCTGGAGAGTGTGGAGGCATAA
- the LOC125586882 gene encoding putative lipid-binding protein AIR1 has product MAPRTSLALFLFLNLLFFTYTTAQGTCPRNALQIGACTNVLNAIDLTLGNPPPPVPPCCSLIAGLADLEAAVCLCTALDVNVLGINVHLPIDISVLLNACSRFAPPSFQCP; this is encoded by the coding sequence ATGGCTCCAAGAACCTCTCTTGCActcttccttttccttaacctcCTCTTCTTCACTTACACTACTGCTCAAGGCACTTGTCCTAGAAATGCCCTTCAGATCGGTGCTTGCACTAATGTGCTCAATGCAATTGACTTAACATTAGGAAACCCACCGCCACCAGTACCGCCGTGCTGCTCGCTCATTGCAGGCTTGGCTGACCTTGAGGCTgcagtctgtctctgtaccgCGCTCGACGTTAACGTTCTTGGCATCAACGTTCACCTTCCCATCGATATCAGCGTACTTTTAAATGCTTGTAGCAGATTTGCTCCACCAAGTTTCCAATGCCCGTAA
- the LOC106362030 gene encoding putative lipid-binding protein AIR1, translated as MAPRTSLALFLFLNLLFFTYTTAQGTCPRNALQIGACTNVLNAIDLTLGNPPPPVPPCCSLIAGLADLEAAVCLCTALDVNVLGNNVHLPIDISVLLNACSRFAPPSFQCP; from the coding sequence ATGGCTCCAAGAACCTCTCTTGCActcttccttttccttaacctcCTCTTCTTCACTTACACTACTGCTCAAGGCACTTGTCCTAGAAATGCCCTTCAGATCGGTGCTTGCACTAATGTGCTCAATGCAATTGACTTAACATTAGGAAACCCACCGCCACCAGTACCGCCGTGCTGCTCGCTCATTGCAGGCTTGGCTGACCTTGAGGCTgcagtctgtctctgtaccgCGCTGGACGTTAACGTTCTTGGCAACAACGTTCACCTTCCCATCGATATCAGCGTACTTTTAAATGCTTGTAGCAGATTTGCTCCACCAAGTTTCCAATGCCCGTAA